DNA from Amorphoplanes friuliensis DSM 7358:
CAACGCCGGCGCCATCTTCGTCGGCGCCTATTCGCCGGTCTCGCTGGGTGACTACGCCGCGGGCTCCAACCACGTGCTGCCGACCGCGGGCTGCGCCCGGCACTCGTCCGGCCTGTCGGTGCAGTCGTTCCTGCGCGGCATCCACGTCATCGAGTACGACGAGGCGGCGCTGCGGGAGACCGCGCCGCACGTGGTGGCGCTGGCCAACGCCGAGGACCTGCCCGCGCACGGTCAGGCCGTGACGGCGAGGTTCCCGTCGTGACCAGTCTCGACGACCTGCCGCTGCGCGACGACCTGCGTGGCAAGTCGCCCTACGGCGCGCCGCAGCTCGACGTCGCGGTGCGGCTCAACACCAACGAGAACTCCTATTCCGTACCCGACGCCGTGGTCGACGCGATCGCCAAGGCCGTGCAGGCGGAGCTGAAGGACCTCAACCGCTACCCCGACCGGGACGCGGTGGCGCTGCGCACCGACCTCGCCGACTACCTCGGTCACGGGCTGAGCACGGCGAACGTGTGGGCAGCCAACGGTTCCAACGAGGTCCAGCAGCAGCTGCTGCAGGCGTTCGCGGGGCCGGGACGCACCGCGCTGGGCTTCGGTCCGTCCTACTCGATGCACCCGCTGCTCGCGGCCGGCACCGGCACACGCTGGGTCGGCGCTCTGCGTGACCCCGACTTCGGGCTCACACCCGCGTCCGCGGTCGAGCAGATCGCTCAGCACGCGCCCGACCTGGTGTTCCTCTGCTCGCCCAACAACCCGACCGGCACCGCCCTCGACCCGTCCGTGGTCGACGCCGTCCTCGAATCGGCGCCGGGCATGGTCATCGTCGACGAGGCTTACGCCGAGTTCGCCCGGCCGGGCACACCCAGCGCGCTGGGGCTGCTGCCGGGACACCCGCGGCTCGTGGTCACCCGCACGATGAGCAAGGCGTTCGGTTTTGCCGGCGGGCGGCTCGGTTATCTCGCCGCCGACCCCGCCGTGGTCGACGCGGTGCAGCTCGTCCGGTTGCCCTACCACCTGTCGGCGCTGACGCAGGCGGCCGCGCGGGCGGCGCTCGCCCATCGTGACGCCCTGCTGGTCACGGTCGACGCGATCAAGCAGCAGCGCGACCGCATCGTCGAGACCCTGCGCGCCCGCGGTGTCCGGGTCGCCGACAGCGACGCCAACTTCGTTCTCTTCGAGGTCGGCGGCGATCAGCACGCCGCCTGGCAACGCCTGCTCGACCGGGGTGTCCTCGTCCGCGACGTCGGCCTGCCCGGCTGGCTGCGGGTCACCGCCGGCACCGAATCCGAAACCGACGCCTTCCTGGGAGCATTGAAGTGAGTCGCTTCGCGCGCATCGAGCGCGTCACCAACGAGACCAAGGTGCTCGTCGAGATCGACCTCGACGGCACCGGCAAGGGTGACCTGTCGACGGGTGTGGGGTTCTACGACCACATGCTCAACCAGCTCGCCAAGCACGGTGGCTTCGACCTCACCGTCCGCACCGAGGGTGACCTCGAGATCGACGCGCACCACACCATGGAGGACACCGCCATCGCGCTGGGCGACGCGTTCTCCCGGGCGCTCGGTGACAAGGCCGGCATCCGGCGCTACGGCTCGGCGACGATCCCCATGGACGAGGTGCTGGTGCGGGCGGCCGTCGACCTGTCCGGCCGGCCGTACGTCGTGCACGAGGAGCCGGAGCTGGCGCCGTACATCGGGCCGGTCTATCCGACCAGCATGACCCGGCACATCTTCGAGTCGTTCGGCCACGCCGCCCGGGTGACGCTGCACGTCAGCGTGCTGCGCGCGGCCCGCGACGGTGGCAAGGCCGACGCCCACCACGTGGTGGAGACGCAGTTCAAGGCGTTCTCGCGGGCGCTGCGCGAGGCCGTCGAGATCGACCCGCGCAACGCCGGTGCGCTCCCGTCGACGAAGGGCGTGCTGTGAGCCTCGTCCCCGTCCTGCTGCTCGGCCTGGCCGGCATCCTCGTCGGCGGTGTGATCTCGCTGGCACGCCAGGGTGCCACCAAGTTCAGCATCGGCCTGGTCGCGGCGCTCGCCCTGCTCGCGCTGGCCGGTGGCGTCGTCTGGCTCATCCCCGGGGACAGCTGATGGCGCGCGTGGTGATCCTCGACTACGGCTCGGGAAACCTCCGGTCGGCCGAGCGGGCTGTTGCGCGTACCGGGGCGGAAGTGACCGTGACCGACGATCTGTTGGCCGCGGCAGACGCGGACGGCCTGGTCGTGCCCGGTGTCGGGGCCTATGCGGCGTGCATGGCCGGCATCGAGAAGCTCGGCGCCGGACCGGTCATCGCCGAGCGGGTCGCGGCCGGCAAGCCCGTGCTGGGCATCTGCGTCGGCATGCAGATCCTCTTCGAGTCCGGTGTCGAGCACGGCGTCGAGACCCGCGGGATCGGGCTGCTGCCGGGCGCGGTGACCCGGCTGACCGCGCAGCGCATCCCGCACATGGGCTGGAACACCGTGTCAGTGCCG
Protein-coding regions in this window:
- the hisB gene encoding imidazoleglycerol-phosphate dehydratase HisB encodes the protein MSRFARIERVTNETKVLVEIDLDGTGKGDLSTGVGFYDHMLNQLAKHGGFDLTVRTEGDLEIDAHHTMEDTAIALGDAFSRALGDKAGIRRYGSATIPMDEVLVRAAVDLSGRPYVVHEEPELAPYIGPVYPTSMTRHIFESFGHAARVTLHVSVLRAARDGGKADAHHVVETQFKAFSRALREAVEIDPRNAGALPSTKGVL
- the hisH gene encoding imidazole glycerol phosphate synthase subunit HisH encodes the protein MARVVILDYGSGNLRSAERAVARTGAEVTVTDDLLAAADADGLVVPGVGAYAACMAGIEKLGAGPVIAERVAAGKPVLGICVGMQILFESGVEHGVETRGIGLLPGAVTRLTAQRIPHMGWNTVSVPDGSVLLDGVDDTTRFYFVHSYAASDLGALEAVGARVTTAAHDQPFAAVVEHGALSAAQFHPEKSSDAGYALLNNWVSGLR
- a CDS encoding histidinol-phosphate transaminase yields the protein MTSLDDLPLRDDLRGKSPYGAPQLDVAVRLNTNENSYSVPDAVVDAIAKAVQAELKDLNRYPDRDAVALRTDLADYLGHGLSTANVWAANGSNEVQQQLLQAFAGPGRTALGFGPSYSMHPLLAAGTGTRWVGALRDPDFGLTPASAVEQIAQHAPDLVFLCSPNNPTGTALDPSVVDAVLESAPGMVIVDEAYAEFARPGTPSALGLLPGHPRLVVTRTMSKAFGFAGGRLGYLAADPAVVDAVQLVRLPYHLSALTQAAARAALAHRDALLVTVDAIKQQRDRIVETLRARGVRVADSDANFVLFEVGGDQHAAWQRLLDRGVLVRDVGLPGWLRVTAGTESETDAFLGALK